DNA sequence from the Ogataea parapolymorpha DL-1 chromosome II, whole genome shotgun sequence genome:
GGTAAAAATAATACAGGTCCAATTGCAAACAGACTTTTGGAAGAAGTTTTCTAGTTCTATTTGCTAAGACCCAACTCGTTTGTTGAGCAGAAGCTACAAGATTTTCTACATCTCTGGAATTTCTTCCTGTACTGATAAGCTGTAATTTAGTGCTATGAGGTAGGTTAAATGAGTAACAGTGAATTAGTATCCATGGCTCCAAATAGCATTAATTCCTTACTTCACTCCTATCTAAGAGCAATACCATAATTCCTTGTTCACGTCCAATTTACCCAAGCTACCACCGTATAGTCCCATAAATAATCTCTAAGCATAAGCGCTTGCGTAACTCACACTGCTGTCGTGTACTGAAGTGACAGAGCTGCTTTGTTTGTACCCCAACCATTCCAGGTTCTTCTCCGAACTTTGTTCCATTAAAAGAAGTAGCACACTCAACGGTTTAGCTCCACAAATTGTGTTCTCCGTCGCGGCCAGATAGTCCCGAAACGCCTTGTAGGAGGTTTTTGAGGCAATTTTCATTGCCTCCTTGTCCAAAGCTTCAATACTCTTGTAGATTGGCAAAGCATCGGACTTTTTGAGTACGCTTGTTCCATACCTCAAATCCTGAATATCGGCAATCTTCCCAGAAGGCGTATATGAAGTGTAGCCAAATCTGGATCCCCAATGGCAGAAATCCGTGCTTATGACGAACGCATTTTCGTGGTCTTGAAAGTATGGAGTCAGGTGCTCTGCCAGTTTTCTCTCAAACTTTTCCTCAGTGGCGCTGATCATGATAGGTATAATTTTGGGGACACTGCCTCGGGCTTTACTCGTCACACGGTACAAAAATGGCATGTGCATTTCAAAACTGTGCTCTTCCCTGTCCATTTCCTCGGACATCAATCTGAACATTTTGGAGTCTTTTGCTACCAGATCCTTTATCGTTTGCTTGTCCACGGGGACGTTGCCCAAAGGTGTCTCATAATAGTCGAAATTGCTTGTCATGACACATCCTCTAAAATAGACATGATGGGAGGGGCCCATTATAAATACTCTTTTGATTCCTGAAGCATCTAGAGCGCTGTATGTTTGCGCAAGCGTTTCTCCGGCATAGGCATAGCCCGCATGAGGGCCCACCAAAAGACGGGCGCCGGCAACAGGACCTGATGCTTGTGAAAGCCACTTGTCTAGTTGTGACTCGAGGCGCAAAGCCGATCCCGTATACCAGGATCCTGCGTGGGTTGCTGGTCTTACTGACATGattaaaaaaaagaagagatAAGAAATTACTGtgatttaatttatttttttctatcACTTACTATCGTCACCTCCTACTTCGTACGTGAGCTCTGAGTACGGTTTTGAGAATAAAGGTGGAGGATAAGGGTCGTTATTCGCAAACTCCATTTCCCGCCAACTGTCAAATAAGTACTGCTGGCATTCTTTGCTGAATTCAATGACACCCTTTTGGTCAAACATTTCTCCTTTCTTGTAAGCATCCCACAATTTTTTGCGCTTGTCAGCAAGAACTcgctcaagctgcttgaatCGAAAATCAAACCACTCAGTGTAAAATTCGTCGTGAACAGAACGAGGGAGAATGCTAGGACGAACACTAGTCAGACAACTGTTGTCCAAAATGGGAGCTGTCGGATAATAGCCAGCCACGGTAGCTATTCTATTTGAATTAGTATTTGGTTTTGTTGCGATGTGTCTGATGACCCTTGCCTGCAAGAGCGTACAATATCCAGGACGAGCAATGTTTGGAATAACCAGTGGAGTCTCGTCACCCGTGATGATGACGGTCTCGCCGCCCTTATCTTGGGGACATTCCCACATGATCACACACGCTATTGACGTTGAGTCATAGTGCTGCCCCAAGATCGATCCCACCTCTTCTGCCTTAAAAATGGGTTTCCCGTCCTCGCCTTTTTCAGGCTCAGGATAAAGCGGTGCGTCTAGAGGCAAGTCAAAATCTGCCAGGGCAACATTCACATGATTGACATCATACCCATATGTAGTCGTCACATCCATCCCGATCAACTGCGAAAAAATCTCTTTGAGTCTGGGGTGATCATAGACAGATTTGGTGAATGGAGCATGGCCCTCTTCGGGATATCCAGCTATGTGGAAATCGTGCCGGTTggttttcaagctgaaaTCTGGGTTTGTCAACCGTGCATACTTTTTCACAACTTGAGGCTGGAATGCTTCCCATTTCATGATATCGATAGCATCCTCGGTCAGCAAGGGGAACGGATAAGTAGCACCGAAGTTATTGATTGGTTTGGTGTGAGTTTTAGTGATTCCTAGATCTTGAAGAGTGAAAGTTTTCGTGGTCTCAAAATACTCGTCTTTCCAGGCAAGATGCTTCTCGGgatcaaacagctggttgGGGTTGAAATCAGGTTTACTTTTGATCTTATCCAAAATTGCCTGGACCTCCTTATCCACTGTTTCCTGAGGCACATCCATAGAATGTGCCCCTGTCAAGTAGTCTTCACAAATCATAGTCTGCTCTCCAAAGGGTAGAATCTGCTGGTATTTATATCTCGTTGGCCAGCATGGAATCTAGATATCATATGCTCAAAATAGGAAATGCCGATTTGGACCGCATAACTAATTTGGTAATGATAAAATtatttgatttattttttcagaataGGTACACCACCGAGCTTGTCCGGATATGATTCCAAATGCAGAATTTACGATCGTTTCGCGAACTAATCGACCGATAACTAAGGATACagcttttgaaagagcaaaAAGTAGGCTGAGACAACGCTCTGAGCTTATTAGATCCAGCGAGTTGTTTATGGACATCGTCAAGACACTGGAATCGTGGAAACCAAGCTCGACTGGCTCCTGGAGCAAAGTGCGTTGTTTAGCTCTAGGATCTCCCATTGAAGAGGAGCAGGCTAATTATCAGCTGGCATTTCTGTGCGAAATCAGTAGACATTTGAATATTGATACGGTGTCTGTGTACGATCCTGCTTTCACAAAAGACGACAAGCGTTTCTTGTCTTCAGAGTGCGGATTTCAGATTGAAACGTCTTTTGAGCCACATAATATGGACTGTGTCCTGTTTTTTGTTCCACATGCGCCGATTGACCTACTGGAATCGCTTTTTTCCATCAAACCCAATTATATCTTGACTAATGATGTCTCCATTTACACAAACAAGTTCACAGACAAGGAGTACTTCGACAAATATCCACTTTGTGCCACAGTGTGCAATTCTATTGGAACTAAGGTAGACGATGGGTTTACGGTAGTcaagagaagaaacaaaCACACAATCAGTCGCAACGAAATTCCCCTTCCAAAAATCGCAGTGCTCTGTCACAAGATTAATCCTTACTTTACACGCCCTTGGGCTCATTCCTTTAGCGATCTTTGTCTATATGCATTCAACTCATAACAATACAAAAATTATTTCTCTTCGTTCCTTTAtgaagctcttttttgggAAAGTTGAGTTTTTCGCTCACCCTTCGTTCCCATTGGTAGAGGTAGTATGCGAGTTTGTGCGACTGGTAGTGTCTAATACACTTAAAACCAAGTGCTCCCATTAGCTCCGATAACCTATTTTCGTCGAAATAGCGAGAATTGACAATACATGGTAATGGTAGcacgaaaaataaataaggTTTTTGCGAGTGTGGTTTCAGAAACTGAGTTATTCGGTGCATCATTTGACCTCTTAGGTGTGGATCTGGCACAAAATTCACAACTAGCGAACACGAGATCAGATCAAACTGCTCGGCTGCGCTCTTGGGGAGAGGACGTTCCATAAAATCCTGCTCCAATATATCTGGCTCCTGCGAATGAAGATCTATTTTCACTACCTTTGAAAAGAGTCCGCATGTCGATACGAGATTTCTCGAGTTCAAACATCCAATCTCGAGAGCCACGGCATTGTCTTTGTTATAGCCTAAGTCTTTGAGCCactccaccagcttcttggACGAGTCGCCACCTCTCTGGGAGCTTTGGCCCTGGACAGATGCAGCTTGATAGACTTCCAAACCCCCTCGTTTCTCTATTTCTCCTTCTATTCTTCCTAGCTCCTCACAAATCCGATCGAGTTGGAACGAGTTGGTGTTAATGACAGTTGATGGCGGAGGCTTGTTGACTAATAATGTTTCTAATGTATGAATTCTCGCTTGCTCAAATCGTTCAAACAGATCAGGGTTGTGTTCTTTGATATATCTGGCTGGATCAGACTCGATTTTGCACTTCCATATCTTTTCCAATCTCTTGGTCAATTGggttttatttttgagtAGCACGTGGAACCTGCGGATTAGTTGGCGAGCCCTCAAAGGCTTCAGTACTTTTTGTTTATTCTGCGAGGACAAAGCGCGCCTGCCTGCTAGTAAGCCTTTCTTCTTATTTCTCGATAACATCGAAAAACGATATGCaacctgaaaaaaaattcaaaaaaaaattgaattttTAACTCTAAAAGTTTTGGCCCAAGTTAAATGGTGACTGCCGCACAGAAACTCATTTTGAAGCGCAGGAAgttgcagaaacagcgGCAGAAAAGGCAGAAAGTTAGCTCTGGCAATGCTGTGCTCAAGAAATCCCAAACAGTGGCTGCCAACGAGCTGAGATGGAAGCCTGTGGAGATCCCAGATACCCTGGACGATTACGAGGGATTTTATGGGCTCGAGGAAATCGATGGTGTTGATGTCAAAATGGAAGATGGACAAGTCAAATTTGTTGTGAAAGATGAAGATAAACTTCTCAAGGAAGGAGAAAAGCCCGATAATATTGATAACCAAGAAGAGGATGCAGAAGAttcagaaaatgaagaGAATGACAATGAGCAGCAACAAGATGAGTCTGAGGGGaatgaagaagaagaagaagaattcGCTGAGAATGAAAAGGAATTGAAGACGAACGTGTTTGCGGCTTTGAAGGAGGACCTGCCAGAGGATGTGGATCTGCCCGAATGGAGTTCCCTTAACCTTTCTGCTAGCACGTTGCAAGGATTACAAAAGTTAGGATTCCAAAAGCCCACGGAAATTCAGAAAGCTACTATTCCACTTGCTGTGGATGGGAAGGATGTTATTGGTAAAGCCATAACTGGTTCTGGTAAGACATTGGCGTATGGTATACCAATCCTTGAGAAAGCTTTGAGCAACAAACAAGAGCATCTGAACGGAATCATCTTTACTCCAACCAGAGAACTAGCTAACCAAGTGATGAAGCATTTGCAGGAACTGTTTAAATATACTCCGTTTCATGACAAAGCGGTCATCTCTCTCACTGGTGGTCTCTCTAttcagaaacaggagaGATTATTGGGATACAAACCGCGGGTGGTTGTTGCCACCCCAGGGCGCTTTTTGGAAATACTAGAAAAGAAGACCGAAAATGCAGTGCAACTTGCGTCTGCTGACATTTTAGTTTGCGACGAAGCTGACCGATTACTTCAGGACGGGCACTTTGATGAATTGGGTaagattttggaaatcCTCCACAACCACCGCCCAAAGGTGCAGGGCCATAAGTTCCAGTCTCTGGTTTTCTCGGCTACCTTTTCTCAAGATCTTTTCGGGAAACTGGAGAAAGCCAAGAAGCATGTTTTTGACAGCGAACAAGCGATCGTCAAGATGCTTTCTAAGCATTTGAAATTCCGCTCCAAACCAGAATATGTGGACGTTAATCCTACAGAGATTGTGGCACACAGCATCACAGAAGCAATGATCCCATGTGGAGCTCAGGAGAGGGATCTCATGCTGTACTATTTCCTTACCATGTTTCCTGGTGTCACATTGGTATTTGCCAACGCCATTGATTCAGTCAAGAGACTAGCTCCAATGTTGAACAACTTGGGAATCCCCACCGTGTCGCTACACTCTTCGATGATACAAAAACAACGTCTGAGGTCTCTGGAACGTTTCAAGGCCAACTCCGAAAAAGCtatcaaggaaaagaagtCTTCCGTGCTGATTGCATCGGATGTTGCTGCCAGAGGGTTAGATATTCCGGGCATCCACCACGTGGTGCATTATCACATCCCTCGTACAGCAGACACCTACATTCACCGCTCTGGAAGAACAGCAAGAGCGGGACGCGAAGGTGTTTCAGTGATACTTTGCTCTCCAAATGAGGCTTCTGGTCCATTAAAGCAGCTCAGAAGGACTGTTGCTAATAAGGAAGTTGACGATTTGAAAACACTACCACTTGAGATGGACATTTTGGACCAGTTGCGTGAAAGACTCGATTTGAGTGCTAAATTGGCTCAGGCAGAGCTCAGTAGTCAGATTGTGAACAAAGAGAAAACGTGgattgaaaaagctgcGGACGATCTGGGAATCGAGGACCTGAGCGAtttggaggaggatgaTTTCCTGAAAAGAGATAGAAAGCGGAAAGAGGGCAAGCAATTGACGAAGCAGGACGCAAAAAGCTACAGAGCGCAGTTGAAACACCTGCTGAGCCAGCCTCTGAGAAAAAGCGGAAGACGATCGTATATTGCCGGAGGCCTGACCAATATTGCGGATCTCCTTGCCAGAGGGGGTGACTCCAATATCTTGGGATACGATCAGAAAGATGCACTGCAGgtgctgaagaaaaagaagaaataaaGTGCATATAATAATCAATTACAACCCTGCATCATTAGTCACTATAGaattcgtcctcgtcgtcagaaacCAGTTGTTCGAAATTGACCTTGTATCTCAGCAAGGCACCAATTCCACCAAAGCCCTTCACGAACTGCGCTCCTTCGGAAGATCTATCGGTCACAAATTCAAGCGTAGCACCGTAGTTCTTGTAGTTTTCAGCCAGCCACTCGAGGAATGGCATCTCGTCAACAATCTCCATCTCCTGGCCCGATTTGTCAAACATGTAACTTTTGTCTTCCTGCGATGGCGAAGCATGTGCAATCACCTCATTTCCTTCGGAGTCTTTGAGTGTGTATCTGACGGTGTCGAGACCTTCGTAGACAATAACAATTTCACAGGCTCCCAGGTCAAGTGCTTTGAGAGTATCCTCGATTCCGTAACAGAATTTACCAGTGTCTTGTGAAATTTCGTCAAAGTATTGTGtgatcagcttcttctcctgGACGAATTTGACATTGGACAGAGTTTCAGCCGAGAGCTCGATTGCCTGGTTAAATCCGTTTTCTCCTCCGTAAGAAATGTCGACCAGTTTCAATATCTTAGCTTGCAGTCTCTGATCAAACATGTCAGATCTACTCAACTCGGTCTTGAAATCGGCACTACCTGCCAAAATCAATCCGGCAACGTTGACCTTGTCTCCGGTAATGAAGTTCTGAACAGCCACCTCGGCCACCTTTCTAACATAattgtgtcttttttcgTCTCTCAATCTCGAGAAACGCAATGCAGATTGACCACCTCTTCCGTGCTTCTTTGGAAGGTCGACTGTGAATTTGTGCAAGACTTCTCTGGTGTTACCACAGAGCGTACCAAACAAAGCTCCGTTACCGTCCATGACAATGAACCCGAATCTATCGTCACTCTCCAACAATTCAGAGAGCGCCTCGGTATGGAACTTGTTGTCACACAGGTACAAGGACGTATTAATGGGCTTGAAAGGCTCGAAACCAATGGtcaatttcttctctttACCTTGTTCAGTGATAACTTCACCACAGTAGATAACCAGTCCGTTTTTAGGAACAGAGCTGTAAAGTTTCAGTTTTTGCTGGGTCGAGGTGATGGCAGAAAGCACAGAAAGTCTGTTGACACGCGATTTAATATTGGAAGCCGTACCGTATTCATCGGTCAACATCTTTTGAATCATAGGGATTTGGCCCTTTGGAGGAATGATCAAAGAAATCATAGAGGTACCGTTACCTCTTGCTTTCTCAAGAGACTTAATCAGTTTCTTGACCTTCCACATTTGGACGTTCTTCTCGGCTTCATCTTCCGTGATTGCTGGCGCCATGTTGGAATAAAAATGTACAATATTAGTTTTGCTTAAcgaaaatttttcataCTGCGTCGATCGTTGGCTAGATTTGCGCCAGAAGCCATGGTGGGGGATTCACAGCTCTTTCAAATGCACGAAAGGAGACTTGATAGATAACCGTGTGTCTAGTTCGCTATCGCTCCACCTCCAATGCTCTCTGGGAATCGGTACCTGCGCACATCCAGATGGCTGctctgcgtcgatcgactctAAAAGTTTTGTTTCCCAAATCTCTTTTCACCCATGTCTGAACCTACTCCTGCTCCTGTGCCCACTCCCGCAGATAAACAGCTTTCTAATaaggagctcaaagagctcaaaaagaaagaaaaggcCGCCAAGCGCGCGGCTGCCAAAGGTGGCTCCTCCGGTTCTGAGTCCGCGTCGACAAAACAGAAAGAGTCCAAAGATTCCAATGGTAAACCTCCAACAGCCACACacatcaaaaagcagcTGAACTCCGCCAAAATCATTGAGTCCGATCGTAAAGTGCCTACGATGTTTGGACACCTGGAGACCAGAGAACAGCGTATTTCTTCGTCTCCCCAGATAGCTAGTATTGTTCATCCGAAAATCCTGGCACTCACGCTTAAAATCTCAACCTACAAAATCGTGGGCTCCACTGCCCGCTGCCAGGCAATGCTTGAGGCATTTAAGGACGTTATTCTATCTTACCAAACTCCAGACAATGCTTCACTGCAGCGAAATCTCACCTCCCACCTGTCTCATCAAATTGAGTATTTAAAAACAGGTAGGCCTCTCAGTATTTCAATGGGAAATGCAATCAGATGGCTCAAACAGCGGATATCCATTATACCAATCGACCTGAGCGACGAGGTTGCAAAAAACCAGGTAATTCAAGAAATAGATCTCTACatccaagaaaaaattCTCTACTCGGATAAGGTTATCACCCAATTTGCATCCACCCACATCCATGACGGCTCAAAACTTCTTACCTATGGACATTCGGAGGTGCTAAAAAAGCTGTTTAAATACTGCGCTGTGGAGGAGAATAAGTCCTTTGATATTTACATCATCGACTCAAAACCTTTATTCGAGGGTAAGAAATTGGCCAGAGAATTATCTGCTGTTCCTAATATCAAATGCCATTATAATCTTATCAACTCGTTATCCACGATATTAGAAAGATCTGACATAGACTTTTGTTTCTTAGGTGCTCACTCGATGCTCTCCAACGGCAGACTGTATTCACGCGTCGGAACTGCTATGATTGCGATGGCTTCTAAGAATAAGAACATTCCCGTGTTGGTGTGTTGCGAATCCATGAAGTTCAGCGATAAGGTTCAGTTGGATTCTGTGACTCTCAATGAGCTCGGTGATTCCGAAGATGTCATCAATACCAAACCATTCGTGAAAACGGGATCCAATTTGAATCAATTTCTGATCTCTTTGCAGAACAAGGAGCCTAAGAagccacagcagcaagGTACCAAGAAAGACAAAAGGGAACTTCAGCTAGCAGATAGTGAATCGCCTGTGCTGAACAACTGGAAAGAGCTCAAACCTCTCAATATACTGAATGTTTTATATGATCTGACTCCTCCAGAATATATTCAGAAGGTCATTACCGAGCTAGGCGCTCTACCACCATCCTCTGTGCCAGTCATTTTGAGAGAATATAAAACAAATGCATGATCATTGTGTAATAAATATTAATCGAGTCACTTTATTTGAACACTTTTCAATTCTTCGTCCTCCCCTAgcttcaatttctccacATATGTTTCCAACTTCTTCCAATGCTGTTGCCTCAAATCCTTCTGGttcttctcctctttgGTCTGCTCCTCATATAATATACAACATCTATCATAAACGATCGGGTTAGTATCCATGAAAATCTTAAGAGCGTTGTAGGCAAGGGATGATATTGTACGATTCCAGTTGTTCGGTTCATCGTAATTGAAGTCCATAGAcggttgttgttgctgttgctcgATTGCATCCAGTTCTGGTTGGGCCAGATCAAATAAGGCAGGGAAAATAATGGGCAGAATATTCTCTGCGTTTTCAGTGACAAGTGAAACGAAGTACTCGTTATTAAAATAACAAAGCACCTTTTCGCTGACCTGAAAATGAGGCGATGATATGCATTTTGCTAGTTGAGCAAAAAGAGGGATTTCAATCCTCTGGAATTCCTGAGAATCAATTATTTCAAAAATGTCTTCAATTtcgttcaaaaacatcaatTCCTTAGGAGAGTTAATCTTTGGCCAGTAGCGTAATAATCCCATGATCACTTCCTCAGTCAAACTGGGAtccttttccagaaactgcaaAATACAATAAGCCAGCTGGGGGTGGTATAAAGACAAGCACCTGGCCTTATGCAAAGGTATCAAAACTCTAATCAAGAAGACTTTATGCTCCTCTTTCAATGGAAGAGCGAAACCGTTGATAATGGAGCCTAAAATTTCCAGCAACTCCGATATTCCGTTGAACCTGCCAGTCTCGTAAACAAAATTGAGGAATATGTTGCTTATAGACTTCCTGATAAATGATCTCAGACTCAAAAACTTTCCATAAATTCTGTGCAAGGTAGTCTTGAGGCAGTCTCTTTCTCTATTGTCCTCGCTATCAAACAACTCAAGCAATGTGAGCACAAACTTGTGATCAATGTAAGGTTTAGCAACTGAGTTGTTGAAATCTGGGCTTTCCACGAACCTGAGGAAGAACTCATACACCATCTGCATATGAGGCCAGGCAAGCTCATACACGGGTTCGTCTTCGTCAGGGTCATATATCTCTCCGACCGGATTCACAGGAGGAGGTATAGGCCTAAAAATGTTGACCTTGAACATGTCGACAACATGTTCGTACATCTCTGGGGTGAATGTCATTCTCGTAGTACTTATGAAAGACGTTAACTCGTGTAAAGTTACTCTTTTCAATTCTTTGCCTTGTATATCGGAGGAAGGGTCGTAAAAGTCAAACATGATCTTACACTGGTCAACTTTCTGAATGAAAAGTTCAACATGGTACTCTGGATCAACTTCATCAAAACTTGCCAATTTTTCGAAAGGTCGGTGGTCAGTGGTTGGCTCAAATCTTGAAGAGGAATGTCTTTGAGGAGTCTTAGGTTTCAAACCGATATCATCTTTCGGAATCTTGTCGAAAGCCAGTGAATGGTGAGATGTATGCAATTTGGATATTTCTAGGTCTGGTGACACAACATCGTCGCCTCTAGTCGATCCAGAGGCTGTCACAGGTGTTGGGGTTTGTATCTGCGGGGCTTGGGATTGTAGGACCGACTTGCTGgatgatgttgaagatggGGAACCTGCTAAAGAATTGTCTACTGCTGAGTGTATCGATGACTGTTCTGAAGACCCGGAttgtgattttttcacTGGAATTGCTCCTATGCTGGAAGACGTGGAACTTGACAGCGAACTTGAAGACTTTTGTTTTTCCGGCTTCTTATTGATTTCTTCCTTTTTAtcctttttcttctctccCTTGGAAGATCCAGCTTTAGACCTGAATCTTTGTTTAAATCCTTTCATCATTTTGAGAGCTTGATATATCGTAAATTGCGATTACACAAGATGAGGTTTTTTGTTATGTACAACCAAATCAGAGTAACTTGAAGCCAAAACCGATTGAATGAGGGCAATTCTTACAAAGGATGCACTAATGGACTGCCTCTTCGTATAATGTGCTGGGGTTGATGACTGTGccttatttatttgaaacGAATCGCTCTTGTTAGATGTGggaaaaaagaaaacaatTCGTTCACTCGCCACAAGTGGCCAGCAgtcagaaaaaaaactaCAAGAATCTATGCATCGCCACACGACATCATGTTTGTTGTATGTAGCAACTCACTGTTCACTGTGCTCCACCTTGGCGTTGGACATTTGGTTTTCAATGCTAAGGTAACAATTCCATACTATGCTTATGATGTTGACTGCCAACAAGCGGTATCTCACGGGGGTGAACCAAAAGTTGAATGCCTGGAAAAGAGGCCAAACTTTCCAATTATTAATTAGCGTATCAAGGTAAACCTCGCGTAATTTAGCCTTGATTTCGGGAATTCCGTATCCCTCCATGAGTGTAATGCAACTGTAATAAAGTGGAATA
Encoded proteins:
- a CDS encoding dioxygenase, with translation MSVRPATHAGSWYTGSALRLESQLDKWLSQASGPVAGARLLVGPHAGYAYAGETLAQTYSALDASGIKRVFIMGPSHHVYFRGCVMTSNFDYYETPLGNVPVDKQTIKDLVAKDSKMFRLMSEEMDREEHSFEMHMPFLYRVTSKARGSVPKIIPIMISATEEKFERKLAEHLTPYFQDHENAFVISTDFCHWGSRFGYTSYTPSGKIADIQDLRYGTSVLKKSDALPIYKSIEALDKEAMKIASKTSYKAFRDYLAATENTICGAKPLSVLLLLMEQSSEKNLEWLGYKQSSSVTSVHDSSVSYASAYA
- a CDS encoding putative methyltransferase gives rise to the protein MLSRNKKKGLLAGRRALSSQNKQKVLKPLRARQLIRRFHVLLKNKTQLTKRLEKIWKCKIESDPARYIKEHNPDLFERFEQARIHTLETLLVNKPPPSTVINTNSFQLDRICEELGRIEGEIEKRGGLEVYQAASVQGQSSQRGGDSSKKLVEWLKDLGYNKDNAVALEIGCLNSRNLVSTCGLFSKVVKIDLHSQEPDILEQDFMERPLPKSAAEQFDLISCSLVVNFVPDPHLRGQMMHRITQFLKPHSQKPYLFFVLPLPCIVNSRYFDENRLSELMGALGFKCIRHYQSHKLAYYLYQWERRVSEKLNFPKKELHKGTKRNNFCIVMS
- a CDS encoding ATP-dependent RNA helicase MAK5; protein product: MVTAAQKLILKRRKLQKQRQKRQKVSSGNAVLKKSQTVAANELRWKPVEIPDTLDDYEGFYGLEEIDGVDVKMEDGQVKFVVKDEDKLLKEGEKPDNIDNQEEDAEDSENEENDNEQQQDESEGNEEEEEEFAENEKELKTNVFAALKEDLPEDVDLPEWSSLNLSASTLQGLQKLGFQKPTEIQKATIPLAVDGKDVIGKAITGSGKTLAYGIPILEKALSNKQEHLNGIIFTPTRELANQVMKHLQELFKYTPFHDKAVISLTGGLSIQKQERLLGYKPRVVVATPGRFLEILEKKTENAVQLASADILVCDEADRLLQDGHFDELGKILEILHNHRPKVQGHKFQSLVFSATFSQDLFGKLEKAKKHVFDSEQAIVKMLSKHLKFRSKPEYVDVNPTEIVAHSITEAMIPCGAQERDLMLYYFLTMFPGVTLVFANAIDSVKRLAPMLNNLGIPTVSLHSSMIQKQRLRSLERFKANSEKAIKEKKSSVLIASDVAARGLDIPGIHHVVHYHIPRTADTYIHRSGRTARAGREGVSVILCSPNEASGPLKQLRRTVANKEVDDLKTLPLEMDILDQLRERLDLSAKLAQAELSSQIVNKEKTWIEKAADDLGIEDLSDLEEDDFLKRDRKRKEGKQLTKQDAKSYRAQLKHLLSQPLRKSGRRSYIAGGLTNIADLLARGGDSNILGYDQKDALQVLKKKKK
- a CDS encoding Eukaryotic peptide chain release factor subunit 1 translates to MAPAITEDEAEKNVQMWKVKKLIKSLEKARGNGTSMISLIIPPKGQIPMIQKMLTDEYGTASNIKSRVNRLSVLSAITSTQQKLKLYSSVPKNGLVIYCGEVITEQGKEKKLTIGFEPFKPINTSLYLCDNKFHTEALSELLESDDRFGFIVMDGNGALFGTLCGNTREVLHKFTVDLPKKHGRGGQSALRFSRLRDEKRHNYVRKVAEVAVQNFITGDKVNVAGLILAGSADFKTELSRSDMFDQRLQAKILKLVDISYGGENGFNQAIELSAETLSNVKFVQEKKLITQYFDEISQDTGKFCYGIEDTLKALDLGACEIVIVYEGLDTVRYTLKDSEGNEVIAHASPSQEDKSYMFDKSGQEMEIVDEMPFLEWLAENYKNYGATLEFVTDRSSEGAQFVKGFGGIGALLRYKVNFEQLVSDDEDEFYSD
- a CDS encoding Delta subunit of the translation initiation factor eIF2B gives rise to the protein MSEPTPAPVPTPADKQLSNKELKELKKKEKAAKRAAAKGGSSGSESASTKQKESKDSNGKPPTATHIKKQLNSAKIIESDRKVPTMFGHLETREQRISSSPQIASIVHPKILALTLKISTYKIVGSTARCQAMLEAFKDVILSYQTPDNASLQRNLTSHLSHQIEYLKTGRPLSISMGNAIRWLKQRISIIPIDLSDEVAKNQVIQEIDLYIQEKILYSDKVITQFASTHIHDGSKLLTYGHSEVLKKLFKYCAVEENKSFDIYIIDSKPLFEGKKLARELSAVPNIKCHYNLINSLSTILERSDIDFCFLGAHSMLSNGRLYSRVGTAMIAMASKNKNIPVLVCCESMKFSDKVQLDSVTLNELGDSEDVINTKPFVKTGSNLNQFLISLQNKEPKKPQQQGTKKDKRELQLADSESPVLNNWKELKPLNILNVLYDLTPPEYIQKVITELGALPPSSVPVILREYKTNA
- a CDS encoding Serine/threonine-protein phosphatase 2A regulatory subunit delta isoform; its protein translation is MMKGFKQRFRSKAGSSKGEKKKDKKEEINKKPEKQKSSSSLSSSTSSSIGAIPVKKSQSGSSEQSSIHSAVDNSLAGSPSSTSSSKSVLQSQAPQIQTPTPVTASGSTRGDDVVSPDLEISKLHTSHHSLAFDKIPKDDIGLKPKTPQRHSSSRFEPTTDHRPFEKLASFDEVDPEYHVELFIQKVDQCKIMFDFYDPSSDIQGKELKRVTLHELTSFISTTRMTFTPEMYEHVVDMFKVNIFRPIPPPVNPVGEIYDPDEDEPVYELAWPHMQMVYEFFLRFVESPDFNNSVAKPYIDHKFVLTLLELFDSEDNRERDCLKTTLHRIYGKFLSLRSFIRKSISNIFLNFVYETGRFNGISELLEILGSIINGFALPLKEEHKVFLIRVLIPLHKARCLSLYHPQLAYCILQFLEKDPSLTEEVIMGLLRYWPKINSPKELMFLNEIEDIFEIIDSQEFQRIEIPLFAQLAKCISSPHFQVSEKVLCYFNNEYFVSLVTENAENILPIIFPALFDLAQPELDAIEQQQQQPSMDFNYDEPNNWNRTISSLAYNALKIFMDTNPIVYDRCCILYEEQTKEEKNQKDLRQQHWKKLETYVEKLKLGEDEELKSVQIK